Genomic DNA from Fusarium oxysporum Fo47 chromosome IX, complete sequence:
ATGGCTGGTATTCAGCGAAAGTTAAACCAGATCGATGTGGTCTTTTTCGAGAGGAACGGTCTACGGCACGGCGAATTCACACTTCGTTCTCCTTCTGGGCCAGTTGAGGCTCATGAGAGAATACGTCTTGAGTGGAACTCAGACTCGACTGTCCTAGCGGTGATTTTCAAGGATATGGTTCAGCTATGGACTATGGGCAACTACCACTGGTACCTCAAACAAGAGATCCCTATCGAGGCTAGCTCTACATGTTTGTCATGGCATCCCGAGAAGGCTTTGCGCTTTGCTGCTACTTCAACAAATACTGTCGTTGTGACAGAGCACATCTTCCATACAGCAAGGGGATCGTGCCACCCGCCGCACGACAATGGTGCCGTTGCGGTAATTGACGGCGAAACAGTCAAGCTGACTCCTTTCCGAACAGCCAATGTACCGCCCCCTATGTCAATGTTCGATATTACGGTTCCTGCAGCGGCAGTCGACGTTGCATTCGGCCGTGACAACACGTCTTTTGCGGTTCTTCACCGAAAGGGTATCGAAGTTTATGAGTGGCCCGTCAAGAACGGTCGATCCATCAAGCCGAAGCTCTCCAAGAAGGCGTTATTTGACGAGATGGCAAGCCCTGGGTACAATGTTCTTCTGAGAATTGCCGCTGTAGCCGATGCTTTTCATTACTTCGGTtacgaagaggagaagggttTTATTCAGCGATTCGTACAGGCTGCGGGTGAGGGTGAAGTATCTGTCGCAGACGCCAACTCTCGGGAGGTTCTTGTCACCACAACCAGTTATCAAGACGATAACTCATTCACTGGGTATGGCCAGGACAACTCGGGAAAGCTATTCCAGATCAGCGAGTCTGGAGATGAGATGCTTCCTGTGCAGTTCCAAACACAGCTGCCTTGGTTTGAGATTAGCAAGGTTGACGATGAGATCGTTGCCTTTGGCCTCTCCAGGAACGGTCATATTTATGCCAATTCTCGTCTCCTGGCAAAGAACTGTACCTCATTTATCGTCACACCCAGCCACCTCATCTTCACTACCAATAACCACTTGGTCAAGTTTGTTCACTTGTCCGCCAACGTCGATGGTAAGTCACTCTTTTGTCTTTCGTGACTACCTACTAATGCCCCCTTAGATCTTGAAGTTCCTGCAGATGACCCCGAGACCGACGAGCGTTGCCGCAGTGTGGAGCGTGGATCGCGACTTGTCACAGCTATTCCCGCCAACATGAGCATTGTTTTGCAGATGCCCCGTGGAAACCTGGAGACCGTCTTCCCTCGAGCCATGGTCGTGGCAGGTATCCGTAACctgattgatgagaagaactACGCTCGAGCATTCTCATACTGTCGTACTCAGCGTGTAGATATGAACATTCTCTACGACCATCAGCCCGAGCAATTCTTGGCCAATGTTGGCCTTTTCCTCGACCAGATCCCTGACGTCGCTCATATCgatctcttcctttcttctctccGGTATGCTTTCTTGTTTCAACCTTTAAGGACCATTACTAACCTAGACCAGTGCTGAGGATGTTACTCAGACCATGTATCAAGATACGAAGCGATCTACCGGCTTTGGAGCTGATACGATTCCCTCTGACTTGTCGCCAGCACCACGGGGTTCTGCTGCAAAGGTCAACACGGTCTGCGATGCTCTTCTCGACGCCCTCCAGAGCCGCAAGGCTACCAACCTTCAAAATACCATTACCGCACACGTTTGCAAGTCTCCGCCTGCACTCGACGacggccttcttctcgtcgcTGAGCTGATGcgtgaggatgagaagattgCTGAAAAGGCAGTCGAGCATATCTGCTTCTTGGTCGACGTCAACCGACTATATGAGAATGCCCTTGGGCTCTATAACCTTGATCTGGCCCTCCTTGTCGCTCAACAGTCCCAGCGCGATCCTCGCGAATACCTCCCCTTCATTCAAAACCTGCACTCTCTCCCCGAGCTTAGACGTCACTTCGAGATTGATGATCATCTTGAGCGTCGTATCAAAGCCCTTGGCCATCTCCAAACAATGGATGTATTTGATGAACTCCTTGCTTATACCACCAAACACTCCCTATACCACGACGCTCTCCGTCTATACCGCTACGACCCTCCTCGCCTTCGAGAACTCACAGCCGCTTACGCCGCCTATCTTGAGTCCACATCAGCCTACCGAGAAGCAGGCCTCGCATATGAGTCACTCGAGAACTGGGCAAAGGCAACCAGCTGCTACCGGACCGCCGGCGCTACATGTTGGCAAGAGTGTCTCTACACTGCagctcagcagcaacctCCCATGTCTGCTGAGGCCATGTCCGACCTTGCCAACAACCTTGCAGATGCTCTCTGGGAAGCAAAGGACTACTCTGCCGCCGCTACCATCCACCTCGAATACCTTGAGTCTATCGACATGGCTGTTCGTTGCCTGTGCAAGGGCTACCACTTTGCAGACGCTATCCGTCTCGTTGTTCAACGCAACCGCCCTGACCTCCTCACTGCCAGTGTCGACACTGGTCTCGCCGATGCGCTAGGCACAACGACCGAATTCCTCGCTGACTGCAAGGCCCAGCTCAAGGCTCAGGTTCCTCGTGTTGCCGAGCTTCGCCGTAAGGCCATTGAAGACCCTCTGGCTTTCTACGAAGGAGATCGCGCTGGTGGTATGGACATCCCTGATGATGTCTCTGTCGCCGCCTCTTCCCGTGTCAGCACCAGTGCATCACTCTTTACACGATATACAGGCAAGGCTGGAAGTGTGGGAACCGCTGGAACAGGAGTCAGTCGCGCCACAAGCAAGAACCGTAAgcgtgaggagaagaagcgtgCTCGTGGACGTAAGGGAACAGTCTACGAGGAAGAATATCTCGTCAACAGTATTCGTCGTCTTATTGACCGTGTTAGTGCTGCTGCTCCAGATGCCGAGCGCCTTATCTTCGCGCTTGTGCGGAGGAACATGCCCGAGCGTGCGCGTGCTGCCGAAGCTCTCATGGCTGAGGTATCTGAGGCTTGCACTGCTGCGGTAGCTGAGGTGTTCAAGGTGCCCGGGGCAGAGGCCGAGCAAAAGAATGATGCTGAGCCAACCTGGCAGGCTACAGGAGGTGAAGCTGTGCTGCAGGACTTTGTGATGGGACAGGGCAAGAAGTTGGAGCCTCCGATTGTTAAGGGGGTTAAGAAGCTTACGCTTTTAGGATCATGATGATAGATTTATGTCAAAAGTTATGTTTAGACGATCAAATACAATCAAGCAGTAAAATAGGAATATGCTCATATCGTAATATTGTGCCTCGATTTAGTTAAGGGCATTAATTCTAGGCCAATCTTCGTTAGCATGTCACAAGTCTAGAATCAAACCCAGTAAAAAAGCAAGACTTTTACGGAATTTCGATCTCATAAAATGTAGTTGATGAAGTGAGAGAAACAAATCCCATTCGCCTCCGCTATGTCAAAATCCCAACTAAAAACTACCGAGCAAAAAGGCTAACTAAGTACGAGAATATCGAAAAAAGGGGGTAAGAAAATGCTGGCTTAGAGAGCCTTTGCCTCCTATATCCGTCCGTCCTTCCTAAGTCCATAACCATATTCCGTACTGACATATCGCGTTCAAACAATCTCGCATAAGGCGTTTCCTCTTCCCAGGCATCATCTCCATAAACAAAGTGGAACCGGTCTAGGCACATCAAGATATGTATACTCGATCATATAACCAATGTGACTGACTAAGCGCCATTTGGCTGATCAGGTTGCTtatcgtcgtcgtcctttggtggcggtggtggaGGCTGGTTTGCCTCAGCTTCTGCATctgcctgagcctgagcttgCCGggcctcgtcttcttcgagcTCCCTGAGAAATGCCGCATCCTCGTCTTCCAAATCAGCTTCAGCGTCCGCTCCCTCCTCGCCGATGGGGTTCTCAGGAATGATGCCGTTCTGACGCTGCCAAACCTCTCGTCGAATGCGGTCGTCCTTGGCTTTCCGCGCGCGCTCGACCTCCTCAAACCCGCCtgacttcttcagcttgccGTCCGCAACAAAATTGGTGATTTCTCGGTGCAGTGGGTTGACCTGGCGCGTTGCTAGCTCCTTTTGCCGTAGCTTCTCCGCACGTTCGATAGCTTCCAGTCGATCCTCGTGGTTAGGTTGTAAAGCTCTCACTTCACCAAGAACACCTTCCTTTGCGGCGCTTTGATCGGCACTGTTGCCGAGGTTGATAAGGCCCTTGGAGAACTGGCGGGCGCTTCCAGCACTTGCACCAGTGCCGTTGTCCTTCATTTGCTCCTTGGTAGCCTGCTCCACGAGAGTGAACGTTTCTGAGGCCTTCTCCAGATCGTCCCGCAGATCGACCAAAAGATCCTCCATAAGGCGAAGCTCGTCCCGCCCTTGGCACACGTCCTCTAACTCCTTCTCCCAAATCTTGGTCCAAATAGGTTTCTCCTGAGTCATGTACTCTTCCATTCTCTTCAGTTCCTTGGTCAATGTTGCGATATCCTTTCCAACAGAATCCAATTGTCGCGGCAGTGGTCGGACACCGCGGTGCACCACATCCTTTCGCAGATCCTCAATAAGGTCCTGGAGGTCGTCCACCTTACCAACCAACCGATCAGAGTCGCTGTTGAGTTGCTTACGTCCGCTGGTAACATATGAGTAACCAGCGTCGCCTTCGATGTCGGGAATGGCAGCTTTGGCTGTAGCGACCTTGACATTGGCAGCTTTGGCGCGGATGGTGGCCATTGAGTCTTGGATATCGGCCTGGAAATTAGAGTAAGTCTGCCGCATAATGGCCAGATCTCGTCGTAAGGTCTTCAGTTCTCCGAGATGACTACTATCCAGCTTCCTTCCAGAGCTAAACTGTGTCTTAGTCCCGTCAGACGAGTGAGAAGTTGATGGGGGGGATAGTGCCAGTCGAGCCATTTCGTTGGCAGCCTCTTGTTGTCGGTCTGAAACTCGTTGAAGAGCAGCTCCTTGATCCGTCACTGTCTGTTTGACATCCCGAACAATTTCGGTCAAGGATGCAATTCCGTCGTCGATATgtttcttgacttcgtccaGAGCCTCAACATTGAGCACCAGAACAGTTCGGTCTTTCACATCCGCGAGGTCTTCCAATTCGTGTCGTACACCAGAAACCGGATCTTGAATGTAGATTTCAGGAAGATCTGCGCCGTTATGTTGTGTATTCCAGGAAAACTTCTCGATAAATGCAAGTTGAAGCCGTCCGATGGTAAGTTCGGCGCGTCCCTCCGGCAGAACAAACTTCTTTACCTTGGACTTGTACTGGAGGAACAAGGTCAGATCCTTTGTGGGAGTAGGAGGGGGCGAATCTTGGAAGTAAGAGGTCTCGGCAGGTTTTTGCTGTGGTGTTGGGGCAACTTCAGGTTCAACCTttggcttctcaaccttcGGTGTCTCTGGTGCATCAGCGCTGAAGAACATAGGATCAGTGGGAGGTCCACTGAGTGTTGCGCTGGCAGCATATGCTTCATCGGGTGTTTGCACTGTTGGAGGATCTGGTTTTGCGGGTAATTCTGCTAATGAAGATTCCTCGGAAACACTGTCTGGTATCCTGACGGGAGAGTCTTCGGCAGGAGCTGTAGTTCGCAGAGACTGGCTGGAGGTATTACGGTTGTGGCGTATAGACTGT
This window encodes:
- a CDS encoding actin interacting protein 3-domain-containing protein — translated: MQAPSSGSQRAFAHRRSPGAEPGPPPNVPVRSISPALQARASSASARSVQSTGSRRMNREGSGSGSNMPLSQIEKSVTHLLVATKQLLETLTQWSRGQATDSQVSDVYVRLGYEFNMACRAFTAIHVDTSDLGNVPDLLRHILEATLSQEASAESLEKYLPRIRDIIINLLHGLKRKQQKLRQKQARDRDGHAPPDRATSVSTVGSGNSGLTNMLEEGLENGFQPDSQPTDSLRQSGGSTNQSPRRFNAQRESSRASAISEQSSLSSNTMQSMPVVPPYPEGESSIPTGPPAPPGPPGGELNIDSFPPPPPPPPDNTSSALAALQKGGDLERRASRRYSQYQISKHLGGANGVPILPPQNSPVPNRGRKEVRESLRAVQGRQSIRHNRNTSSQSLRTTAPAEDSPVRIPDSVSEESSLAELPAKPDPPTVQTPDEAYAASATLSGPPTDPMFFSADAPETPKVEKPKVEPEVAPTPQQKPAETSYFQDSPPPTPTKDLTLFLQYKSKVKKFVLPEGRAELTIGRLQLAFIEKFSWNTQHNGADLPEIYIQDPVSGVRHELEDLADVKDRTVLVLNVEALDEVKKHIDDGIASLTEIVRDVKQTVTDQGAALQRVSDRQQEAANEMARLALSPPSTSHSSDGTKTQFSSGRKLDSSHLGELKTLRRDLAIMRQTYSNFQADIQDSMATIRAKAANVKVATAKAAIPDIEGDAGYSYVTSGRKQLNSDSDRLVGKVDDLQDLIEDLRKDVVHRGVRPLPRQLDSVGKDIATLTKELKRMEEYMTQEKPIWTKIWEKELEDVCQGRDELRLMEDLLVDLRDDLEKASETFTLVEQATKEQMKDNGTGASAGSARQFSKGLINLGNSADQSAAKEGVLGEVRALQPNHEDRLEAIERAEKLRQKELATRQVNPLHREITNFVADGKLKKSGGFEEVERARKAKDDRIRREVWQRQNGIIPENPIGEEGADAEADLEDEDAAFLRELEEDEARQAQAQADAEAEANQPPPPPPKDDDDKQPDQPNGA
- a CDS encoding IKI3 family-domain-containing protein, translating into MRNLRNIRFGQCQRDNVTAACWDPEKDQVLVVAQPFEDSCEIELLRISGDRDISVSTAASWEAPNPSPDLVVDKVVSLQYLSGSATTCLVFEGGDIVTVREDDFSDEGAHIEIVGSIDVGITAARWSPDEELLIVVTKENNIIFMGSTFDPVAEIPMTVEDLNASKHVSVGWGKKETQFQGRGAKAMRDPTIPEKVDEGLPSPHEDGATTISWRGDGAYVAINSVQEGSRRVIRVYSREGELDSASEPVDGLESSLSWRPAGNLMAGIQRKLNQIDVVFFERNGLRHGEFTLRSPSGPVEAHERIRLEWNSDSTVLAVIFKDMVQLWTMGNYHWYLKQEIPIEASSTCLSWHPEKALRFAATSTNTVVVTEHIFHTARGSCHPPHDNGAVAVIDGETVKLTPFRTANVPPPMSMFDITVPAAAVDVAFGRDNTSFAVLHRKGIEVYEWPVKNGRSIKPKLSKKALFDEMASPGYNVLLRIAAVADAFHYFGYEEEKGFIQRFVQAAGEGEVSVADANSREVLVTTTSYQDDNSFTGYGQDNSGKLFQISESGDEMLPVQFQTQLPWFEISKVDDEIVAFGLSRNGHIYANSRLLAKNCTSFIVTPSHLIFTTNNHLVKFVHLSANVDDLEVPADDPETDERCRSVERGSRLVTAIPANMSIVLQMPRGNLETVFPRAMVVAGIRNLIDEKNYARAFSYCRTQRVDMNILYDHQPEQFLANVGLFLDQIPDVAHIDLFLSSLRAEDVTQTMYQDTKRSTGFGADTIPSDLSPAPRGSAAKVNTVCDALLDALQSRKATNLQNTITAHVCKSPPALDDGLLLVAELMREDEKIAEKAVEHICFLVDVNRLYENALGLYNLDLALLVAQQSQRDPREYLPFIQNLHSLPELRRHFEIDDHLERRIKALGHLQTMDVFDELLAYTTKHSLYHDALRLYRYDPPRLRELTAAYAAYLESTSAYREAGLAYESLENWAKATSCYRTAGATCWQECLYTAAQQQPPMSAEAMSDLANNLADALWEAKDYSAAATIHLEYLESIDMAVRCLCKGYHFADAIRLVVQRNRPDLLTASVDTGLADALGTTTEFLADCKAQLKAQVPRVAELRRKAIEDPLAFYEGDRAGGMDIPDDVSVAASSRVSTSASLFTRYTGKAGSVGTAGTGVSRATSKNRKREEKKRARGRKGTVYEEEYLVNSIRRLIDRVSAAAPDAERLIFALVRRNMPERARAAEALMAEVSEACTAAVAEVFKVPGAEAEQKNDAEPTWQATGGEAVLQDFVMGQGKKLEPPIVKGVKKLTLLGS